In Staphylococcus saccharolyticus, one genomic interval encodes:
- the menE gene encoding o-succinylbenzoate--CoA ligase, producing MDFWLKDQAELKKDKLAIVTDKSSLTFKELYESAYHLARHISALKQPRIGLYINNDIESVILIHACWLANVEVAMINTRLTSQEIINQLKSINVNTIIYTLPIELDDFKLYSFNSLKQLTPLDISTNEFKLENIASIMFTSGTTGPQKAVPQTFNNHLASAKGCEQSLGYDQETIWLSVLPIYHISGLTVILRAVIKGFTVRLVKKFNSNTMLDIIKTNHVTHVSLVPQTLKWLMDAGLTQPYTLEKILLGGAKLSSHLIEQALNNHLPIYNSFGMTETCSQFLTASPDMLAICHDTVGKPSDNVQVKIKNPNHQGHGELLIKGNNVMNGYLYPENLPDTFEDGFFNTGDIAEVDNEGYVMVYDRRKDLIISGGENIYPYQVETIAKRYKSISDAVCVGRDDDTWGQVPVLYYLAEEKINQNDLAQYFQENLAKYKLPKAYYHVTDLPYTSTGKLQRSKVMNEGLVYEN from the coding sequence GTGGACTTTTGGTTAAAAGATCAAGCTGAATTAAAAAAAGATAAATTGGCAATTGTGACTGATAAGTCTTCTCTTACATTTAAGGAATTATACGAGAGTGCTTATCACTTGGCGAGACATATTTCAGCACTTAAACAACCTAGGATAGGGCTGTATATAAATAATGATATTGAGTCGGTCATTCTGATTCACGCTTGTTGGCTAGCGAATGTTGAAGTGGCGATGATTAATACACGATTGACAAGCCAAGAAATAATCAATCAGTTAAAGTCAATCAATGTGAATACGATTATTTATACATTACCTATAGAATTAGATGATTTTAAGTTATACTCCTTTAATTCTTTAAAACAGTTGACGCCCCTAGATATTTCAACTAACGAATTTAAATTAGAAAATATCGCGTCAATTATGTTTACGTCAGGTACAACTGGTCCACAGAAAGCTGTACCTCAAACATTTAATAATCATTTAGCAAGTGCTAAAGGATGTGAACAAAGCTTAGGATATGATCAAGAAACGATTTGGCTTTCTGTTTTGCCTATTTATCATATTTCAGGTCTTACCGTGATTTTAAGAGCAGTGATTAAAGGATTTACAGTAAGATTAGTAAAAAAATTTAATTCTAATACTATGTTAGATATTATCAAAACCAATCATGTTACACACGTATCACTTGTTCCCCAGACATTAAAGTGGTTAATGGATGCTGGATTAACACAACCATATACTTTAGAAAAAATTCTACTTGGTGGGGCGAAGTTATCGTCTCATTTAATAGAGCAAGCTTTAAATAATCATTTACCGATTTATAACTCGTTTGGTATGACAGAAACATGCTCACAATTTTTAACAGCTTCACCAGATATGCTTGCAATATGTCATGATACAGTAGGAAAACCAAGTGATAACGTTCAAGTAAAAATTAAAAATCCAAATCATCAAGGACATGGTGAGCTGCTTATTAAAGGAAACAATGTCATGAATGGTTATTTATATCCTGAAAATTTACCAGATACTTTTGAGGATGGCTTTTTTAATACCGGAGATATAGCTGAAGTTGACAATGAAGGTTATGTTATGGTTTATGATCGACGTAAAGATTTAATTATTAGTGGTGGCGAGAACATTTATCCCTATCAAGTTGAGACAATAGCCAAGCGCTATAAAAGTATCTCAGATGCGGTTTGTGTGGGTAGAGATGATGATACATGGGGACAAGTTCCGGTCTTATATTATTTAGCTGAGGAAAAGATTAATCAAAATGATTTAGCTCAATATTTTCAAGAAAATTTGGCAAAATATAAATTGCCAAAAGCATATTATCACGTGACAGACTTACCTTATACATCCACTGGTAAATTACAGCGCAGTAAAGTTATGAATGAAGGTTTGGTATATGAAAATTAA
- the menC gene encoding o-succinylbenzoate synthase, with amino-acid sequence MKIKSINLYKYKEAFKSPIITPKIELTERESLFIEIVTHDDQTFYGECNAFDTTWYADETILTVQRQLKKWIPQVIDKNFATFESWLPFLKQLEPTPATRATVVMAIYQMYHQLFSFEVEYGATVNGLTPMQLDTLKKTKPKRVKLKWSPNLNHNLNVIRALNLNNHIAIDANESLSIDNFSKIKQLNTGDIIYIEEPFKLMTELDLIDLTNYPAIAIDEKASSIRNILSIINEYPIEVVVLKPFRLGGIDKMLEIIEILKKRGIQFVVGGMYEFGLSRYFTAMLAKEGDCPGDVTPQGYYFYEDIVNDSGILKEGLIYFNPPQVNQSKLKRL; translated from the coding sequence ATGAAAATTAAATCAATTAATCTTTATAAATATAAGGAAGCTTTTAAATCCCCAATTATCACTCCCAAAATAGAACTTACTGAACGCGAAAGTTTATTCATAGAAATAGTCACACATGATGATCAAACATTTTATGGTGAATGTAATGCATTTGATACAACTTGGTATGCTGATGAAACAATTTTAACTGTTCAAAGGCAATTAAAAAAATGGATTCCACAAGTGATTGACAAAAATTTTGCTACATTTGAATCTTGGTTACCTTTTCTAAAGCAATTAGAGCCAACACCAGCCACAAGAGCAACTGTAGTCATGGCTATATACCAAATGTACCATCAATTATTTTCATTTGAGGTTGAATATGGAGCGACTGTTAATGGATTAACGCCAATGCAACTAGATACGTTAAAAAAGACTAAACCTAAACGTGTTAAACTCAAATGGTCTCCTAATTTAAATCATAATTTAAATGTTATTCGTGCTCTTAATCTAAATAATCACATCGCTATTGATGCGAATGAATCACTTTCTATTGATAATTTTTCAAAGATTAAGCAGTTAAATACAGGAGATATTATTTACATTGAAGAACCATTTAAATTAATGACAGAATTAGATTTAATTGATTTAACAAATTACCCAGCTATTGCTATTGATGAAAAAGCATCTTCAATTAGAAATATTTTATCAATCATTAATGAATATCCTATCGAAGTCGTTGTATTAAAACCCTTTAGACTTGGTGGAATTGATAAAATGTTAGAAATCATCGAAATATTAAAGAAACGAGGAATTCAATTTGTAGTAGGTGGTATGTATGAATTTGGTTTAAGTAGATATTTTACTGCGATGCTTGCCAAAGAAGGAGATTGTCCAGGTGATGTAACGCCTCAAGGCTACTACTTTTATGAAGATATTGTGAATGATTCTGGTATTTTAAAAGAGGGATTGATTTACTTCAATCCCCCTCAAGTGAATCAGTCAAAACTTAAAAGACTTTAG
- the yidD gene encoding membrane protein insertion efficiency factor YidD, translating to MKKIFLSLVVFYQRYISPLTPPTCRFYPTCSEYIREAIEYHGAFKGLYLGIRRILKCHPFHKGGFDPVPLKKDKHSTAKHKH from the coding sequence TTGAAAAAGATATTTCTATCATTGGTAGTGTTTTATCAACGTTATATATCACCACTCACACCACCTACATGTCGTTTTTACCCTACATGCTCTGAATATATAAGAGAAGCAATAGAATACCACGGCGCATTTAAGGGACTCTACCTTGGTATACGTCGTATTCTTAAATGTCATCCATTTCATAAAGGTGGATTTGATCCAGTACCATTAAAAAAAGATAAACATTCTACTGCTAAACATAAACACTAA
- the ytkD gene encoding RNA deprotection pyrophosphohydrolase, whose translation MNFCDKDGREVVLNYKDDVDIPNGNHVLAVPVFNDKLLFTKHKHRGIELPGGKVEKNEKSIDAILRELHEETGAIPKKTHYIAQYQIKTKDKSLFLKDVFFIEVSHIENSSSYYETNGPCLYVKIDDIPYEQRSFLIEDAAILHCLERVRELGFY comes from the coding sequence GTGAACTTTTGTGATAAAGATGGGAGAGAAGTTGTGCTTAATTATAAGGATGATGTCGACATACCGAACGGTAATCACGTTCTTGCAGTTCCAGTATTTAATGACAAATTATTGTTTACGAAACATAAACATCGAGGTATAGAACTTCCTGGTGGTAAAGTCGAAAAGAATGAAAAAAGTATAGATGCAATTTTAAGAGAACTACATGAGGAAACAGGTGCTATTCCAAAAAAGACACACTATATTGCGCAATATCAAATCAAAACGAAGGATAAATCACTATTTTTAAAAGATGTTTTCTTTATAGAAGTAAGTCACATTGAAAATTCATCTAGCTATTATGAAACAAATGGTCCATGTCTTTATGTCAAAATTGATGATATTCCATACGAACAGCGGAGTTTTTTAATTGAAGACGCTGCAATCTTACATTGTTTGGAAAGGGTGAGGGAACTTGGATTTTATTAA
- a CDS encoding alpha/beta hydrolase family protein, with amino-acid sequence MDFIKVKKMPIDSHTHNFEEATYQVDALKVKALMMMPKFKKDVKRIVVYLRGGKGQVGKDRAARLMQFADAHTLVIGPYYRGNNRCEGKDEFYHGDLNDVIQLIRLLHHQYPYAFIHMVGFSRGGFQGLLTFQDLPVNSYIIWGGVSDIFSMYEERVDLRGMLRRMVGHPKKNKSAYQQRDAVRYIHKDSPPILIIHGGKDVQVGIHQAYDLEGKLKRKSVEYQTFYQLKEGHVPRPKAMKETLGKIHEWMKIIEENQKIKPFP; translated from the coding sequence TTGGATTTTATTAAAGTTAAAAAGATGCCAATTGACTCTCATACACATAATTTTGAAGAAGCTACCTATCAAGTTGATGCGTTAAAAGTTAAAGCGCTCATGATGATGCCAAAATTTAAAAAAGATGTTAAAAGAATTGTCGTATATTTACGCGGTGGAAAAGGACAAGTTGGCAAGGATAGAGCAGCAAGACTTATGCAATTTGCAGATGCACATACTTTAGTCATAGGTCCGTACTATAGAGGAAATAACAGATGTGAAGGTAAGGATGAATTTTATCATGGAGACTTAAATGATGTCATTCAATTGATTCGACTGTTACACCACCAATATCCATATGCTTTTATTCATATGGTTGGTTTTTCGCGTGGTGGTTTTCAAGGACTGCTTACTTTTCAAGACTTACCTGTCAATAGTTATATAATATGGGGTGGGGTATCGGACATTTTTTCAATGTATGAAGAACGTGTTGATTTGAGAGGAATGTTGCGTCGTATGGTTGGGCATCCCAAAAAGAATAAATCTGCCTATCAACAACGAGATGCAGTTAGATATATTCATAAAGACAGTCCACCTATACTTATTATTCATGGTGGAAAGGATGTTCAAGTAGGCATTCACCAAGCTTATGATCTAGAGGGAAAGTTAAAACGCAAAAGCGTTGAATATCAAACGTTCTATCAACTTAAAGAAGGACATGTACCTAGACCAAAAGCTATGAAAGAAACTTTAGGTAAGATTCATGAATGGATGAAGATAATAGAAGAAAATCAAAAGATAAAGCCATTTCCATAA
- a CDS encoding phosphoenolpyruvate carboxykinase (ATP), translating into MFILVNTGWTDGKYGVGRRISLHYTRQMINQAISGKLKDIEYKKDSTFDLSIPIEIEDVPKTILDPVNAWSDEDKYREQAQNLINRFEENFKKFGSEVEHIAKKGAFNK; encoded by the coding sequence ATGTTTATTTTAGTTAACACAGGTTGGACTGATGGAAAATATGGTGTTGGGCGAAGAATTAGCTTGCATTACACACGTCAAATGATCAACCAAGCTATCTCAGGAAAACTCAAAGATATTGAATATAAAAAAGACAGTACATTCGACTTAAGTATACCTATAGAAATTGAAGATGTTCCGAAAACAATCCTAGATCCAGTGAATGCTTGGAGTGATGAAGATAAATATCGTGAACAAGCACAAAACTTAATCAATCGTTTTGAAGAAAACTTTAAAAAGTTTGGTTCAGAAGTAGAACATATTGCCAAGAAAGGCGCCTTTAATAAATAA
- a CDS encoding phosphoenolpyruvate carboxykinase (ATP): MYLTIEGGCYAKAINLSKEKETQIYNAIEYGTVLENTVVKDDGTADFEDNQFTENTRAAYPINHIDNIVLPSKAAHSNTIIFLTADAFGVIPPISKLTKDQAMYHFLSGFTSKLVGTERGVTEPEPLFSTCFGAPFLLLNPTVYANLLGDLIDKHGINVYFS; encoded by the coding sequence GTGTATTTAACCATTGAAGGTGGATGTTATGCCAAAGCTATTAATCTCTCTAAAGAAAAAGAGACTCAAATATATAATGCTATTGAATATGGTACAGTCTTAGAAAATACTGTCGTAAAAGATGATGGCACCGCAGATTTCGAAGATAATCAATTTACTGAAAATACAAGAGCAGCATATCCTATAAACCATATTGATAATATTGTCTTACCATCAAAAGCTGCTCATTCAAATACAATTATTTTCTTAACAGCTGATGCATTTGGTGTTATCCCTCCAATTTCAAAATTAACAAAAGATCAAGCAATGTATCATTTCTTAAGCGGATTTACGTCTAAACTTGTAGGTACTGAACGTGGAGTGACTGAACCCGAACCTTTATTCTCTACTTGTTTTGGTGCTCCATTTTTACTATTAAATCCTACAGTTTATGCAAATTTATTAGGTGATTTAATTGATAAACATGGTATCAATGTTTATTTTAGTTAA
- the metK gene encoding methionine adenosyltransferase, with protein MIYNKRLFTSESVTEGHPDKIADQVSDAILDEILKDDPNARVACETTVTTGMALISGEISTSTYVDIPKVVRETIKNIGYTRAKFGYDFQTMAVLTAIDEQSPDIAQGVDKALEYRNDISEEEIEATGAGDQGLMFGYATNETDTYMPLPIYLSHQLAKRLSDVRKDEILDYLRPDGKVQVTVEYDKDDQPKRVDTIVVSTQHAEDVELEQIEKDIKEQVIYPTVDENLLDEHTKFFINPTGRFVIGGPQGDAGLTGRKIIVDTYGGYARHGGGCFSGKDPTKVDRSAAYAARYVAKNIVAAELANQCEVQLAYAIGVAEPVSISIDTFGTGKVSEAQLVEAVRDHFDLRPAGIIKMLDLKHPIYKQTAAYGHFGRTDVLLPWEKLDKVNLLQDAVESK; from the coding sequence ATGATTTATAATAAACGATTATTTACATCAGAATCAGTAACTGAAGGTCACCCAGATAAGATAGCTGACCAAGTTTCCGATGCTATTTTAGATGAAATTCTAAAAGATGATCCAAACGCGCGAGTGGCTTGTGAAACAACGGTAACAACTGGAATGGCACTTATTTCTGGAGAGATTTCAACTTCAACATATGTAGACATACCAAAGGTTGTTAGAGAAACAATCAAAAATATAGGGTACACAAGAGCTAAATTTGGTTATGATTTCCAAACGATGGCTGTACTTACTGCTATTGATGAACAATCTCCAGATATTGCACAAGGTGTGGATAAAGCGCTTGAATATCGTAATGATATTTCTGAAGAAGAGATAGAAGCTACAGGTGCAGGTGATCAAGGGTTAATGTTTGGATATGCAACGAATGAAACTGACACCTATATGCCTTTACCAATTTATTTATCTCATCAATTAGCAAAACGTTTATCAGATGTACGTAAGGATGAAATTTTAGATTATCTTCGTCCAGATGGTAAAGTACAAGTAACTGTTGAATATGATAAAGATGACCAACCTAAACGTGTTGATACAATTGTTGTTTCTACACAACATGCTGAGGACGTAGAATTAGAACAAATAGAGAAAGACATTAAAGAACAAGTCATTTATCCAACTGTTGATGAAAACTTATTAGATGAACATACAAAATTCTTTATTAATCCTACTGGACGTTTTGTTATCGGAGGACCACAAGGCGATGCTGGTTTAACAGGGCGTAAAATTATTGTAGATACTTATGGTGGTTATGCTCGACACGGTGGTGGTTGTTTCAGTGGAAAAGATCCTACTAAAGTCGATCGTTCAGCAGCATATGCAGCAAGATATGTCGCTAAAAATATTGTTGCTGCAGAATTAGCTAATCAATGTGAAGTTCAGCTTGCGTATGCGATTGGTGTAGCCGAACCTGTTTCAATATCTATTGATACATTTGGTACTGGAAAGGTTTCAGAAGCTCAATTAGTTGAGGCAGTAAGAGATCATTTTGATTTAAGACCTGCAGGTATCATTAAAATGTTAGATTTAAAACATCCTATTTATAAACAAACCGCTGCATATGGTCATTTTGGACGTACAGATGTTTTACTACCATGGGAGAAACTAGATAAAGTGAATTTACTTCAAGATGCTGTCGAATCAAAATAG
- a CDS encoding fluoride efflux transporter FluC, whose protein sequence is MIIALLVMGGGGIGAVLRAFVTNVCQRHFNSSIPITTPIVNILGSFSIGLTMGTAISNHWLSPLFITGVLGGLTTFSTLSSELVKMLTPKFRILHFIGYSILQFIIGFIACYIGFHI, encoded by the coding sequence ATGATTATTGCACTCCTAGTTATGGGAGGAGGAGGGATTGGTGCTGTATTAAGAGCTTTCGTTACAAATGTGTGCCAACGTCATTTTAATTCGTCTATACCAATTACTACACCAATCGTAAATATATTAGGTAGTTTTTCAATTGGTTTAACGATGGGAACTGCAATTTCAAATCATTGGCTGTCCCCTCTCTTTATAACAGGTGTACTTGGCGGTTTAACAACATTTTCTACTCTCTCATCTGAATTAGTAAAAATGTTAACGCCTAAATTTAGAATTTTACATTTTATAGGATACTCAATTTTGCAATTTATTATCGGTTTTATCGCTTGTTATATTGGTTTTCATATTTAA
- the crcB gene encoding fluoride efflux transporter CrcB, which yields MQYIYVFISGAIGAFIRYILSILNHGSVIPFGTIIANLLGAFFMGFIGSFVISYFKKYPIIKKGLTTGFLGALTTFSTFQFELVTLFEQQHFIVLLVYGLTSYLLGVLLCYVGVTIGGKLS from the coding sequence ATGCAATACATATATGTATTTATAAGTGGAGCTATAGGAGCATTCATTCGTTATATTTTATCAATACTTAATCATGGATCAGTCATACCTTTTGGTACTATTATTGCCAATCTATTAGGTGCTTTTTTCATGGGATTTATTGGAAGTTTTGTAATATCTTATTTTAAGAAGTACCCAATTATTAAAAAAGGATTGACTACTGGATTTTTAGGTGCATTAACTACTTTTTCGACCTTTCAATTCGAGCTCGTAACTCTATTTGAGCAACAACATTTTATTGTACTATTAGTATACGGTTTAACAAGTTATTTGTTGGGTGTTCTTTTGTGTTATGTCGGTGTCACAATAGGAGGTAAATTATCATGA
- a CDS encoding transaldolase — translation MTKLNIEVFADGADIEEMKVAYQNKLVDGFTTNPSLMAKAGVTDYKAFAEEAVKEIPDASISFEVFADDLTTMEKEAEILKQYGDNIFVKIPIVTTKGESTLPLIKRLSEDNVRINITVVYTIEQVKDIIEAVKEGVPTYVSVFAGHIADTGVDPLPLMKESVKVTHSKKGVKLLWASCREVINVIQADEIGADIITCPSDVVKKVNNNLGRDIEELSVDTVKGFAKDIQSSGLSIL, via the coding sequence ATGACAAAATTAAATATTGAAGTTTTTGCAGATGGTGCAGATATTGAAGAAATGAAAGTAGCATATCAAAATAAACTTGTAGATGGTTTTACGACTAATCCAAGTTTAATGGCTAAAGCTGGTGTAACTGATTACAAAGCTTTTGCTGAAGAAGCAGTGAAAGAGATTCCTGATGCTTCGATTTCATTTGAAGTTTTTGCAGATGATTTAACAACAATGGAAAAGGAAGCTGAGATTTTAAAGCAATATGGAGATAACATATTTGTTAAAATTCCAATTGTGACAACTAAAGGTGAGTCAACATTACCTCTTATTAAACGTTTATCTGAAGATAACGTGAGAATAAATATCACTGTCGTTTATACAATTGAACAAGTTAAAGATATAATAGAAGCAGTGAAAGAGGGAGTTCCTACTTATGTTTCAGTCTTTGCAGGACATATTGCAGATACGGGTGTTGATCCACTACCATTGATGAAAGAGTCAGTTAAAGTGACGCACAGTAAAAAGGGAGTCAAATTACTTTGGGCAAGCTGTCGAGAGGTTATTAATGTAATACAAGCTGATGAAATTGGTGCTGATATCATTACGTGCCCATCTGATGTCGTTAAAAAAGTAAACAACAATTTAGGCCGTGATATTGAAGAACTTTCTGTAGACACTGTTAAAGGATTTGCTAAAGATATTCAAAGTTCAGGTTTATCTATTTTATAA
- a CDS encoding N-acetylglucosaminidase: MIKHKKGSIIAIVGLLIVFVVASFIFFSMISDQIFFKHVKPVEKVEKLDKTLDKAAKKQIHNYTSQQVSNKVNTAWRDASDTEIKTAMDSSKFIDNNKQKYQFLDLSKYQGIDKNRIKRMLFDRPILLEHTNDFLKAAKAKHVNEVYLISHALLETGSAKSELANGVEIDGKKYYNFYGVGALDSDPVKTGAQYAKKHGWDTPQKAIYGGADFIHRHFLSHEDQNTLYSMRWNPKNPGEHQYATDIKWAESNANIIADFYKNMKTEGKYFKLYVYKDDKEHQK, translated from the coding sequence ATGATTAAGCACAAGAAGGGCTCTATTATAGCTATAGTAGGATTACTTATAGTATTTGTTGTTGCTAGTTTTATCTTCTTTTCAATGATTTCAGATCAAATTTTCTTTAAACATGTTAAGCCAGTTGAGAAAGTGGAAAAGTTGGATAAAACTCTTGATAAGGCAGCTAAGAAGCAAATACATAATTATACGAGCCAACAAGTATCTAATAAGGTGAATACCGCTTGGCGAGATGCGTCAGATACTGAAATTAAAACTGCAATGGATAGTAGTAAATTCATTGATAATAATAAACAAAAATATCAATTCTTAGATTTATCTAAATATCAAGGTATTGATAAAAATAGAATTAAACGTATGTTATTTGATAGACCAATTTTATTAGAACATACTAATGATTTCTTAAAGGCAGCTAAAGCTAAACATGTAAATGAAGTTTATCTTATTTCTCACGCATTATTAGAAACTGGCTCAGCTAAAAGTGAACTTGCGAATGGTGTAGAAATTGATGGTAAAAAGTATTATAATTTTTATGGTGTAGGCGCATTAGATAGTGATCCTGTTAAGACAGGTGCACAATATGCTAAGAAACATGGCTGGGACACACCTCAGAAAGCAATTTATGGTGGTGCAGATTTCATTCATAGACATTTCTTATCTCATGAAGATCAAAACACTTTATATAGTATGAGATGGAATCCAAAAAATCCTGGAGAACATCAATATGCAACAGATATCAAATGGGCTGAAAGTAATGCGAACATTATTGCAGACTTCTATAAAAATATGAAAACTGAAGGAAAATACTTCAAATTATATGTTTATAAAGATGATAAAGAACATCAAAAATAA
- a CDS encoding FAD/NAD(P)-binding protein — MRVAIIGMGTAGVSVLRQLVKHENFSKLRVDVYDDKKNMGQGVPFQNDSSELLINMPSRKLSLNLDDDEEFWKWYQGQTEFNFKNPQYLPRYVFGHYMKSYLSYYNEQYENLTVINNKVKEIFTQSNIGNTNLNYYVCTCEDEKEWREYDYLFLTFGTFSYHDPYNLKGKSGYIQTPYPTYNTLDEVKDLDRIAIIGTGLASLDAVRYVTAYHPNLPITMTSRSAALPSVRGKMVDVQFTHLTQGHFNGIKKTYYGNVPLDKAVALFLKECEDYNIDFQKLISRRTGDHIKDLEYDLQYDEEMGVFQSLIEHLKENLNWIWNSLSVKDQEAFNRKYSKIIQLNSNPMPPRTANLLINLIQDGSLEIKKGLHDVIYDNEQFVLKFNDEDHSFDIFDIVINATGPKTHLSQLDEDDRLLLNLENRRIVQPHPMGGIQIIPETNQVISPRYGTLTNVIAIGQMTNGVNKLRNGVKMIVDQVVDTVSHLYLTQQKLDK; from the coding sequence ATGCGTGTAGCAATAATAGGTATGGGTACTGCAGGCGTAAGTGTGTTACGTCAATTAGTAAAACATGAAAACTTTTCAAAATTAAGAGTTGATGTATATGACGATAAAAAGAATATGGGACAAGGTGTACCATTTCAAAATGATAGCAGTGAATTGCTAATTAATATGCCATCAAGGAAATTGAGTTTAAATCTAGATGATGATGAAGAATTTTGGAAATGGTATCAAGGACAAACAGAGTTTAATTTCAAAAATCCTCAATACTTACCGAGATATGTTTTTGGTCATTATATGAAGTCTTATCTATCTTATTATAATGAACAATATGAAAACTTAACTGTCATCAATAATAAGGTTAAAGAGATTTTTACCCAATCAAATATTGGTAATACAAATTTAAATTATTATGTGTGTACATGTGAAGATGAAAAAGAATGGAGAGAATATGATTATTTATTTTTAACATTTGGTACTTTTAGTTACCATGATCCATATAATTTAAAAGGTAAAAGTGGGTATATTCAAACACCATATCCAACTTATAATACATTGGATGAAGTTAAAGACTTAGATCGAATTGCTATTATTGGAACAGGACTTGCAAGTTTAGATGCAGTTAGATATGTAACTGCCTATCATCCAAATTTACCAATTACTATGACAAGTCGTTCAGCAGCTTTGCCTAGTGTGAGAGGGAAAATGGTTGATGTTCAATTTACACATTTAACTCAAGGGCATTTTAACGGTATAAAGAAAACTTATTATGGTAATGTTCCTCTAGATAAAGCAGTCGCATTGTTTTTAAAAGAATGTGAAGATTATAACATTGATTTTCAAAAATTAATTAGTAGAAGAACTGGAGATCATATTAAAGATTTAGAATATGACTTACAATATGATGAAGAGATGGGTGTTTTTCAAAGTTTAATTGAACACTTAAAAGAGAATCTAAATTGGATATGGAATAGTTTAAGTGTTAAGGATCAGGAAGCTTTTAATAGAAAATATTCAAAAATTATTCAACTCAATTCGAATCCCATGCCTCCAAGAACAGCCAATCTACTTATTAATTTAATACAAGATGGATCACTTGAAATTAAGAAAGGATTACATGATGTCATCTATGATAATGAGCAGTTTGTCTTAAAGTTTAATGATGAGGACCACAGTTTTGATATATTTGACATAGTGATCAATGCGACGGGTCCTAAAACTCATTTATCTCAATTAGATGAAGATGATCGGTTGCTTCTTAATCTTGAAAATCGACGCATTGTACAACCTCATCCAATGGGCGGTATACAAATCATACCTGAGACTAATCAAGTTATTAGTCCGAGATATGGTACATTAACAAATGTAATTGCTATAGGCCAGATGACTAATGGTGTTAATAAACTTCGAAATGGCGTTAAAATGATAGTGGATCAAGTAGTTGATACTGTTTCTCATTTATATTTAACGCAACAAAAATTGGATAAATAA